TAATGGTCCCAGTGCCCTGATTGTTTCCATAAGTCTATATTCATGACCAGAGGGGTAATCACTTCCTGATACCCATCCTGAATGTGCATTTCTCGGGAGAATTTCATTAACTCATTTAGTATAGTCGCTCCCTTTGGATGGAACAACGGCATTCCAGGTGCATAGTCGTAAGAGAAGCTGAATAATCCAAGTTGAGAACCAAGTTTTCTATGGTCACGTTTTTTTGCCTCTTCGAGTCTGGTAATATACGTTTCAAGCTCTGACTTCTTTGAAAAAGCAGTGCCATAGACGCGTTGCAGCATCTTGTTTTTTTCATCTCCACGCCAGTATGCACCTGATACGGAAAGGAGTTTGAAATACTTCACACGGCCAGTCGAAGGCATGTGAGGTCCGCGACAGAGGTCCACAAATTCACCCTGTCTGTAAAAAGATACCGTTTCGTCCGCAAGTTCTTCTATCAATTCAATTTTGTAAATCTGTCCCTTTTCTTCCATAAGTTCAATGGCTTCCTTTTTCGGTAACTCGAATCTTTCGATCGGGAGATCTTCTTTGATGATCTTATTCATTTCTTCTTCAATTCTCGGGAGATCTTCCTCTGAGAGTTTTGTGTCGCCCAGATCGAAATCGTAATAGAAGCCATCTTCTATAACAGGACCTATCCCTAGTTTAACCTTGTCCGCTCCGTAGAGCCTCATAACCGCCTGGGCAAGGATGTGAGAAAAAGTGTGTCTGTAAAACTCCGCGGCTTCATGGTCTTTTTCAAGGATTAACCTCAGTTTGGCTTTTTCAGGCATCTGTCTCTTTAGATCCCACAGCTGATCGTTTACTTCAGCTCCAATAGCTCTTTTTAATAGCCCAGAGGAAATGTCAGCGGCAACATCAGCTGGAGAAACAGGCCTATCGTATTCCTTTAACGTTCCGTCCGGTAATTCTATTATCCATCGCATTGTATTACCTCCCGAAGTTTCACTTAATGTATGCAATCCCCTCAATTTCAACAATGGCATCCTTGGGTAATCTAGCTACCTCTATCACTGCCCTTGCTGGTTTATGGTTTTTGAAATAATGCGCGTAAATTTCATTGAAGGTTGAAAAATATTCCAGGTCTTTGATATAAACATTCACTTTTATAACGCTTTCAGGGGTACCACCAGCGGCTTTGACAATCTCAAGAAAGTTTTCGATAGCCCTCTTGAAAGCTTTTTCGGGATCAACCATCAATTCCCCGGTATCCGGGTTGAGGGGAAGTTGTCCGGAGACAAATAGGAATTCGCCTGCTATCATGCCCTGGGAGTATGGACCAATAGCTCCGGGTGCCTTCTCGGTATTTACTGCCCTCAACACACTATCACCTCCCGTTTTGCGATTATTATACCACTTCAGCGGTGTTGTGTAGCATCGTGGATTCATTGTGCCGAAACCAGTAAATATTCTATCAGCATGTTATCTAACACACGCTTTGATCAGTATGAACAAGTAACCATGGTATTTTAGTATTTTATAACCATCAATTGTACTGAATTACCATCGGGAGCACACAGCACTTTATTCAGGGGAGAATTATAGAATGGAAATATTCCTTTAGCACACATCTCGAGGATCA
This genomic interval from Kosmotoga pacifica contains the following:
- a CDS encoding Rid family detoxifying hydrolase, whose protein sequence is MLRAVNTEKAPGAIGPYSQGMIAGEFLFVSGQLPLNPDTGELMVDPEKAFKRAIENFLEIVKAAGGTPESVIKVNVYIKDLEYFSTFNEIYAHYFKNHKPARAVIEVARLPKDAIVEIEGIAYIK